TGGGCTTCGAAACCGCACGCGAGAAATACGGCACAAAGCCGCGCCAGGATCTAATCGCACCGGCACTTCGCTTCGCCAGGGAAGGCTACACGCTGGAACAGGGCGATGCCGCAAGTTTCGCCGGCAGCGCCAAGCGCCTCGCCAAGGACGAGGCGGCGGCGAAGATTTTCCTGAAACCCGATGGCAAAGCCTATGCATTGGGCGAAAAGCTCCAGCAGCCCGACCTTGCCGCGGTCCTGGCGGCCATATCGGAAAAAGGTCCTGACGCCTTCTACAAGGCCGCGCCCGCCGAAGCGATCGTCAAGGCAAGCCAGGCTAAGGGCGGCATCCTCGCCAGGCAAGATTTCGAGCAATATGCCGTGCGCGAGTTGAAGCCGGTCGAATGCAATTATCGCGGTTACGACATCATCTCCTCGCCGCCGCCTTCCTCCGGCGGCGTCATCATCTGCGAGATCCTCAACGTTCTCGAAGGTTATCCGATTTCCTACCTGGGCTACGGCTCGGCCGAAACCGTGCATGTGATGGTCGAGGCTATGCGTTATGCCTATGTCGACCGCAACGCTGCGCTCGGCGATCCCGATTTCGTCGAGAACCCGGTCGCAAAACTCATCGACAAGACCTATGCCAAGGAGATCGCCGCCAAGATCGATCCCTACAAGGCCGGCACGTCGGCCAACCTTAAACCGCTCGGCGGCAAGGAAAGCACCGAGACGACGCATTATTCGATCATCGACGACGAGGGCAATGCGGTCGCCGTCACCTATACGCTGAACGGCTCCTTCGGCGCTGCCGTCGTAGCGCCCGGCACCGGCGTCCTGCTCAACAACGAGATGGACGATTTCACCTCCAAGCCCGGCGTGCCGAACCTTTATGGCCTCGTCCAGGGCGAGGCGAACGCCATCGCACCGAAGAAGACACCGCTCTCCTCGATGAGCCCGACGATCGTCACCAAGGACGGCAAGCCTTTCATGGTGATCGGCAGCCCCGGCGGCTCGCGCATCATCACCATCACGCTGGAGGCGATCCTCAACGTGGTCGATTTCGGCATGGATATCAGCCAGGCGGTGAATGCGCCGCGTATCCACCATCAATGGCAGCCCGATAAGGTCTATCTCGAACCTTATGCAATTTCGCCCGATACGGAAAAGACCCTCGCCGCCATGGGCTACAGCTTCGATGGCGGCAATGACGCGCCGCTCTGGGGCCAGGCCGCCGGCATCCTCGTCGGCGGCAAAAGCCTCGCCGCCATCGAAAAGGGCGGCGGTGCGCGCTATAACGGCGCCATGGACAGCCGCGCGACTGAAGGTTCGGCGAGCGGCTACTGACGATCGCCAGCAGCGGGCGACAAATGCGACGGGCCATTCATGTCACGGTGACAAAGTCGCCGTTCACAAATGGCTGGCCGCGCCCTAAGCATGAGCGAACCCGCAAGCAGGACGATTCCCGAATGGCCAGCATTGAAATGATTGTCGCCGCCCGCGCCCGTCTGCGCGGTCATGCGAGGCGCACGCCGCTTCTCTCCTCTCCCTTCCTGAACGAAATCGCCGGCCGGCGCCTGTTCGTGAAGGCGGAATGCCTGCAGCATTCCGGCTCGTTCAAGTTTCGCGGCGGCTGGTCGGCCGTCTCCGGCCTCGATCCGGTGATACGCTCGAAGGGCGTTATCGCCTTCTCCTCCGGCAACCATGCCCAGGGTGTCGCCCTTGCCGCCAAGCTGCACAACGTGCCCTCCGTCATCATCATGCCGAGCGACGCGCCGAAGCTGAAGATTGCCAATACCCGCGCCTTCGGCGCCGAAGTGGTGCTCTACGACCGCGTCAACGAGGACCGCGACGAGATCGGCGCGAGACTGTCGGCCGAGCGCGGCCTGACGCTGATCAAACCCTTCGACGAACCGCTGGTGATCGCCGGCCAAGGC
This Rhizobium acidisoli DNA region includes the following protein-coding sequences:
- the ggt gene encoding gamma-glutamyltransferase, whose protein sequence is MGRLHIGTISVISALSLSLTSVFAASPAPVEAEHGMVVTAQHLATDVGVEVLKGGGNAVDAAVAVGYALAVVYPSAGNLGGGGFMTIRLKDGTKTFLDFRERAPLAATKTMYLDAKGDIVPRASLDGYLAVGVPGSVMGFETAREKYGTKPRQDLIAPALRFAREGYTLEQGDAASFAGSAKRLAKDEAAAKIFLKPDGKAYALGEKLQQPDLAAVLAAISEKGPDAFYKAAPAEAIVKASQAKGGILARQDFEQYAVRELKPVECNYRGYDIISSPPPSSGGVIICEILNVLEGYPISYLGYGSAETVHVMVEAMRYAYVDRNAALGDPDFVENPVAKLIDKTYAKEIAAKIDPYKAGTSANLKPLGGKESTETTHYSIIDDEGNAVAVTYTLNGSFGAAVVAPGTGVLLNNEMDDFTSKPGVPNLYGLVQGEANAIAPKKTPLSSMSPTIVTKDGKPFMVIGSPGGSRIITITLEAILNVVDFGMDISQAVNAPRIHHQWQPDKVYLEPYAISPDTEKTLAAMGYSFDGGNDAPLWGQAAGILVGGKSLAAIEKGGGARYNGAMDSRATEGSASGY